The Carassius carassius chromosome 16, fCarCar2.1, whole genome shotgun sequence genome window below encodes:
- the LOC132160247 gene encoding NLR family CARD domain-containing protein 3-like: MHDGYLLLLVANSESAQWVGLPVVQMLVELHNGCRDPTETVLINIHTLIEAQRINSYCGTGFGLPSSKLQLTPEYHQTSAGISKKKEYSDNKMSLCEENDDEDTSSKISFPKSSCNLPSAFSDAAETSDPSRRTRQISDSPTLSSVSVKSDDSMEQHPVFSDRPVTSDPLRGGIKELIKSEPSSITHYQRYVRQERTKSVLQKQTLKTGDLQRVKEQHKTSIKSKYERLFEGSKLQGNESLLNKIYTQLYIIEGEREGVNEEHEVLQMEKTARTQHPQDTPIYCNDIFKASAEAGCEEKEQIKTVLTKGIAGIGKTVSVQKFILDWAEGKANQDVDFMFVLPFRELNLIRDYQYSLHRLLLDFHPELQDLDSQIYEGCKVVFIFDGLDESRITLMFSDAQKVCDVTETSSVPVLMSKLMKGELLPSALIWITSRPAAANQIPSKYIHRLTEIQGFTEPQKEEYFRKRISDEHQASRIISHIRRARSLHIMCHIPVFCWISSTVLQKLLEEDLRAEIPQTLTEMYIHFLLIQINMRKQKYEDRDPEKLLQSNREVIVKLAEVAFKQLMKGNVMFYEEDLIESGIDVTDASVYSGICTEIFKQESVIHQRKVYSFIHLSVQEFLAAFYVFYYYNRQTSVTSKFFDLIYSLLEGAIDQTLKNGNERLDLFLRFLLGVSLESNQRLLHDLLTHTENSSESIRRATQYIKDKIKDGHGLSTERSINLFLCLLEVKDQTLSREIQEFVKSDKHSEKKLSAAQCSTISYMLQMSEETLDELNPMKYNTSDEGRRRLIPAVINCRKALLASCNLTCQDCEIVSSALQSSNSVLRELDLSNNDLQDSGVKLLSDGLKSLNCQLEILRLSGCMVTEEGCGYLSSALSSNPSHLRELDLSYNHPGQSGVQLLSHKLQDPNYKLQILNIDHGGGTRILPGLRKYACCLTLDPNTAHSKLVLSDDNRKVTRVEDHQSYPDHPERFDGFEQVLCKESLTGRCYWEAEWSGRGADISVAYKRIRRKGLSEDCWFGYSEMSWNLYCSSRSYSACHNLKQTDIPAPSSSKRVGVYVNWSAGTLSFYSVSDTHKFTHLHTFNSTFTEPLYAGFKVYPDSPVLLQPNPLDIPVI, translated from the exons AAAGAAGGAGTACTCTGACAACAAAATGAGTCTCTGTGAAGAGAATGATGATGAAGACACttcctctaaaataagttttcctAAATCGAGCTGCAATCTGCCCTCTGCCTTCAGTGATGCAGCAGAGACCTCTGACCCCAG CAGAAGGACGAGGCAGATATCAGACTCTCCAACACTCAGCagtgtgtctgtgaagagtgacgaCTCTATGGAGCAACATCCTGTATTTAGTGATAGACCAGTAACCTCTGATCCTCT cagGGGGGGCATAAAAGAGCTGATCAAATCCGAGCCATCCTCTATAACCCATTATCAGAGGTACGTCAGACAGGAAAGAACTAAATCAGTCCTGCAGAAacaaacactgaagactggtgacCTGCAGAGAGTTAAAGAGCAGCACAAAACCAGCATTAAGAGCAAGTATGAGAGATTATTTGAGGGAAGTAAACTCCAGGGGAATGAAAGCCTCCTGAACAAGATCTACACACAGCTCTAcatcatagagggagagagagaaggagtgaatgaagaacatgaggttttacagatggagaaaacaGCCAGAACACAACACCCACAAGACACTCCAATCTActgcaatgacatctttaaagcctccgctgaagcaggatgtgaggagaaagagcagatcaagactgttcttactaaaggcatcgctggaatcggaaaaactgtctctgtgcagaagttcattctggactgggccgagggaaaagccaatcaggatgtagatttcatgtttgtgcttccATTTCGAGAGCTGAACTTGATCCGAGATTATCAGTATagtcttcacagacttctgctggactttcatcctgaacttcaagatctggactcacagatttatgaggggtgtaaagttgtgttcatctttgatggtctggatgaaagcagaatcaCGCTGATGTTTTCAGATGCTCAGAAAGTTTGTGATGTGACTGAGACTTCATCAGTGCCTGTGTTGATGTCAAAGCTCATGAAAGGAgagctgcttccctctgctctcatctggatcacctccagaccagcagcagccaatcagatcccctccaaatacatccaccgtctgacagaaattcagggattcactgagcctcagaaggaggaatatttcaggaagagaatcagtgatgagcatcaagccagcagaatcatctcacacatcagaagagcaagaagcctccacatcatgtgccacatccccgtcttctgctggatctcttccactgtgcttcagaagctcctggaagaagatctgagagcagaaatccctcaaactctgactgaaatgtacatccacttcctgctgattcagatcaacatgaggaagcagaagtatgaagatagagatccagagaaactcctgcagtccaacagagaagtgattgtgaaacttgctgaagtggctttcaaacagctgatgaagggtaatgtgatgttctatgaggaggacctgaTTGAGAGCGGCATAGATGTCACTGACGCCTCAGTGTATTCTGGGATTTGCACTGAGATCTTTAAGCAGGAATCTGTAATTCATCAGAGGAAAGTCtacagcttcattcatctgagTGTTCAGGAGTTTCTCGCTGCTTTCTATGTGTTTTActattacaacagacaaacaTCTGTCACATCCAAgttttttgatttaatttatagtttactGGAAGGTGCAATAGATCAAACCCTTAAAAATGGGAATGAACGTCTGGATCTGTTCCTGCGGTTCCTGCTGGGTGtctcactggagtccaatcagagactcttacatgatctactgacacacacagagaacagctcaGAGAGCATCAGGAGAGCCACACAGTACATTAAAGACAAGATCAAAGATGGACATGGACTCTCCACTGAAAGATCCATAAATCTGTTCCTCTGTCTGCTGGAAGTGAAAGATCAGACTCTGTCCAGAGAGATTCAGGAGTTTGTGAAATCCGACAAACACTCAGAGAAGAAACTCTCCGCTGCTCAGTGCTCAACAATCTCCTACATGCTTCAGATGTCAGAGGAGACACTGGATGAACTGAACCCCATGAAATACAACACATCAGATGAAGGGAGAAGAAGACTGATACCAGCTGTGATCAACTGCAGGAAAGCTCT TCTTGCCAGCTGTAATCTCACTTGTCAGGATTGTGAAATTGTGTCATCAGCTCTACAATCCTCAAATTctgtcctgagagagctggatctgagtaacaatgacctgcaggattcaggagtgaagcttcTGTCTGACGGGTTAAAGAGTCTAAACTGTCAGTTGGAGATACTGAG GTTGTCAGGCTGTATGGTGACAGAGGAAGGCTGTGGTTatttgtcttcagctctgagttcaaacccctcacacttgagagagctggatctgagctacaatcacccaggaCAATCAGGAGTCCAGCTGCTCAGCCACAAACTGCAGGATCCAAACTATAAACTGCAGATACTCAA TATTGACCATGGAGGAGGGACCAGGATTTTACCAGGACTgcgaaaat ATGCCTGCTGtctcacactggatccaaacacagctCATTCTAAACTCGTCCTGTCTGATGACAACAGGAAGGTGACACGAGTGGAAGATCATCAgtcgtatcctgatcatccagagagATTTGATGGCTTTGAGCAGGTTCTATGTAAGGAGAGTCTgactggacgctgttactgggaggctGAATGGAGTGGAAGGGGTGCTGATATTTCAGTAGCTTATAAGAGAATTAGGAGGAAAGGGCTGAGTGAAGATTGTTGGTTTGGATACAGTGAAATGTCCTGGAATCTGTATTGCTCTAGCAGAAGTTATTCTGCTTGTCACAATCTAAAGCAAACAGATATTCCTGCCCCTTCATCGTCTAAAAGAGTTGGAGTGTATGTGAACTGGTCTGCTGgcactctgtccttctacagtgtctctgacacacacaaattcacacacttacacacattcaaCAGCACATTCACTGAACCCCTCTACGCTGGATTTAAGGTTTATCCAGACTCCCCTGTGTTGTTGCAGCCGAACCCCTTAGACATACCCGTCATATAA